The Oncorhynchus mykiss isolate Arlee chromosome 28, USDA_OmykA_1.1, whole genome shotgun sequence genome includes a window with the following:
- the eif4e2 gene encoding eukaryotic translation initiation factor 4E type 2 isoform X1, whose translation MNNKFDALKDDDSGDHDQDQGSQKDCEKEKNDNDEDNDQNTAKKKVCVSPKYNATIAVPGVGEHPLQYNYSFWYSRRTPGRPASTQSYESNIKQIGSFASVEQFWRFYSHMIRPGDLTGHSDFHLFKEGIKPMWEDDANKLGGKWIIRLRKGLASRCWENLILAMLGEQFMVGGEICGAVVSVRFQEDIISIWNKTASDQATITRIRDTLRRVLNLPPNTIMEYKTHTDSIKAWEDFHGLVNAVGGR comes from the exons TCTGAAAGATGATGACAGTGGGGACCACGACCAGGATCAAGGCTCACAGAAAGACTGTGAGAAGGAAAAAAATGACAATGATGAGgacaatgatcagaacactgcCAAGAAGAAGGTGTGTGTGTCGCCCAAATATAATGCTACA ATTGCAGTTCCAGGGGTAGGGGAGCACCCCCTCCAGTATAACTACTCCTTCTGGTACTCCAGACGCACCCCCGGCCGGCCCGCCAGCACCCAGAGCTACGAGTCCAACATCAAACAGATCGGCAGCTTCGCCTCG GTGGAGCAGTTCTGGCGTTTCTACAGTCACATGATCCGCCCGGGCGACCTGACGGGCCACAGCGACTTCCACCTTTTCAAGGAAGGTATCAAACCCATGTGGGAG gaCGATGCTAATAAGCTAGGTGGGAAATGGATCATCCGGCTGAGGAAGGGCCTGGCGTCTCGTTGCTGGGAGAATCTGATTCTGGCCATGCTGGGGGAACAGTTCATGGTGGGGGGGGAGATCTGTGGCGCTGTGGTGTCTGTACGCTTCCAG GAGGACATCATCTCCATCTGGAACAAGACAGCCAGTGACCAGGCCACCATTACCCGGATCAGAGACACTCTACGTAGGGTCCTCAACCTACCCCCCAACACCATTATGGAGTACAAGACACACACCGACAGCATcaa GGCCTGGGAGGACTTCCATGGTCTGGTGAACGCTGTTGGTGGTCGCTAG
- the eif4e2 gene encoding eukaryotic translation initiation factor 4E type 2 isoform X2: MNNKFDALKDDDSGDHDQDQGSQKDCEKEKNDNDEDNDQNTAKKKIAVPGVGEHPLQYNYSFWYSRRTPGRPASTQSYESNIKQIGSFASVEQFWRFYSHMIRPGDLTGHSDFHLFKEGIKPMWEDDANKLGGKWIIRLRKGLASRCWENLILAMLGEQFMVGGEICGAVVSVRFQEDIISIWNKTASDQATITRIRDTLRRVLNLPPNTIMEYKTHTDSIKAWEDFHGLVNAVGGR, translated from the exons TCTGAAAGATGATGACAGTGGGGACCACGACCAGGATCAAGGCTCACAGAAAGACTGTGAGAAGGAAAAAAATGACAATGATGAGgacaatgatcagaacactgcCAAGAAGAAG ATTGCAGTTCCAGGGGTAGGGGAGCACCCCCTCCAGTATAACTACTCCTTCTGGTACTCCAGACGCACCCCCGGCCGGCCCGCCAGCACCCAGAGCTACGAGTCCAACATCAAACAGATCGGCAGCTTCGCCTCG GTGGAGCAGTTCTGGCGTTTCTACAGTCACATGATCCGCCCGGGCGACCTGACGGGCCACAGCGACTTCCACCTTTTCAAGGAAGGTATCAAACCCATGTGGGAG gaCGATGCTAATAAGCTAGGTGGGAAATGGATCATCCGGCTGAGGAAGGGCCTGGCGTCTCGTTGCTGGGAGAATCTGATTCTGGCCATGCTGGGGGAACAGTTCATGGTGGGGGGGGAGATCTGTGGCGCTGTGGTGTCTGTACGCTTCCAG GAGGACATCATCTCCATCTGGAACAAGACAGCCAGTGACCAGGCCACCATTACCCGGATCAGAGACACTCTACGTAGGGTCCTCAACCTACCCCCCAACACCATTATGGAGTACAAGACACACACCGACAGCATcaa GGCCTGGGAGGACTTCCATGGTCTGGTGAACGCTGTTGGTGGTCGCTAG
- the eif4e2 gene encoding eukaryotic translation initiation factor 4E type 2 isoform X4 translates to MNNKFDALKDDDSGDHDQDQGSQKDCEKEKNDNDEDNDQNTAKKKIAVPGVGEHPLQYNYSFWYSRRTPGRPASTQSYESNIKQIGSFASVEQFWRFYSHMIRPGDLTGHSDFHLFKEGIKPMWEDDANKLGGKWIIRLRKGLASRCWENLILAMLGEQFMVGGEICGAVVSVRFQEDIISIWNKTASDQATITRIRDTLRPGRTSMVW, encoded by the exons TCTGAAAGATGATGACAGTGGGGACCACGACCAGGATCAAGGCTCACAGAAAGACTGTGAGAAGGAAAAAAATGACAATGATGAGgacaatgatcagaacactgcCAAGAAGAAG ATTGCAGTTCCAGGGGTAGGGGAGCACCCCCTCCAGTATAACTACTCCTTCTGGTACTCCAGACGCACCCCCGGCCGGCCCGCCAGCACCCAGAGCTACGAGTCCAACATCAAACAGATCGGCAGCTTCGCCTCG GTGGAGCAGTTCTGGCGTTTCTACAGTCACATGATCCGCCCGGGCGACCTGACGGGCCACAGCGACTTCCACCTTTTCAAGGAAGGTATCAAACCCATGTGGGAG gaCGATGCTAATAAGCTAGGTGGGAAATGGATCATCCGGCTGAGGAAGGGCCTGGCGTCTCGTTGCTGGGAGAATCTGATTCTGGCCATGCTGGGGGAACAGTTCATGGTGGGGGGGGAGATCTGTGGCGCTGTGGTGTCTGTACGCTTCCAG GAGGACATCATCTCCATCTGGAACAAGACAGCCAGTGACCAGGCCACCATTACCCGGATCAGAGACACTCTAC GGCCTGGGAGGACTTCCATGGTCTGGTGA
- the eif4e2 gene encoding eukaryotic translation initiation factor 4E type 2 isoform X3 — MNNKFDALKDDDSGDHDQDQGSQKDCEKEKNDNDEDNDQNTAKKKVCVSPKYNATIAVPGVGEHPLQYNYSFWYSRRTPGRPASTQSYESNIKQIGSFASVEQFWRFYSHMIRPGDLTGHSDFHLFKEGIKPMWEDDANKLGGKWIIRLRKGLASRCWENLILAMLGEQFMVGGEICGAVVSVRFQEDIISIWNKTASDQATITRIRDTLRPGRTSMVW; from the exons TCTGAAAGATGATGACAGTGGGGACCACGACCAGGATCAAGGCTCACAGAAAGACTGTGAGAAGGAAAAAAATGACAATGATGAGgacaatgatcagaacactgcCAAGAAGAAGGTGTGTGTGTCGCCCAAATATAATGCTACA ATTGCAGTTCCAGGGGTAGGGGAGCACCCCCTCCAGTATAACTACTCCTTCTGGTACTCCAGACGCACCCCCGGCCGGCCCGCCAGCACCCAGAGCTACGAGTCCAACATCAAACAGATCGGCAGCTTCGCCTCG GTGGAGCAGTTCTGGCGTTTCTACAGTCACATGATCCGCCCGGGCGACCTGACGGGCCACAGCGACTTCCACCTTTTCAAGGAAGGTATCAAACCCATGTGGGAG gaCGATGCTAATAAGCTAGGTGGGAAATGGATCATCCGGCTGAGGAAGGGCCTGGCGTCTCGTTGCTGGGAGAATCTGATTCTGGCCATGCTGGGGGAACAGTTCATGGTGGGGGGGGAGATCTGTGGCGCTGTGGTGTCTGTACGCTTCCAG GAGGACATCATCTCCATCTGGAACAAGACAGCCAGTGACCAGGCCACCATTACCCGGATCAGAGACACTCTAC GGCCTGGGAGGACTTCCATGGTCTGGTGA